A part of Aegilops tauschii subsp. strangulata cultivar AL8/78 chromosome 2, Aet v6.0, whole genome shotgun sequence genomic DNA contains:
- the LOC109746305 gene encoding MLO-like protein 1 isoform X2 codes for MAGGGGKAKPLEFTPTWIVALVCSVMIIISLLFERLLHRLGKRLIRSRKKPLYEALLKVKEELMLLGFISLLLTVFQGPMGKLCVSPRAMLHLQPCKPPPHETDHLGGAVFTGVLGGGRRLLAGGASSSDEYCLKKDKVPLLSSDAIHQLHIFIFVLAVTHFLLSAITVLLGIAQTRNWRHWETKIQENNDSAPQMIKHVQEFKFIQDHFKGHRKRSRIFGWMRSFFKQFYGSVTEEDYTTMRLGFIMKHCKGTPKFNFYSYMIRALEVDFKKVVGISWYLWAMLMIFLLLNVEGWYVYIWITLVPFIMLLVVGSKMEHIITELAYEVAQKHTAIRGDLVVSPSDNFFWFHRPKLVLLLIHIVLFQNAFEIAFFFWLLVTYGFKSCIMGKPAYVITRVVISVICQVLCGYSTLPLYAVVSHMGNSFKKTIFDDNVTEGLVNWAEKARRGTRTPNKITTDASSSPIDEANGGAVQMTNTRANSSVEQGTARLI; via the exons ATGGCCGGCGGGGGAGGGAAAGCCAAGCCGCTCGAGTTCACGCCGACATGGATCGTGGCGTTGGTCTGCtccgtcatgatcatcatctccCTGCTCTTCGAGCGCTTGCTCCACCGCCTAGGCAAG AGGCTGATAAGGAGTCGCAAGAAGCCGCTGTACGAGGCCCTCCTCAAGGTGAAGGAGGAGCTGATGCTGCTGGGGTTCATCTCGCTGCTGCTCACCGTGTTCCAGGGCCCCATGGGGAAGCTCTGCGTCAGCCCGAGAGCCATGCTCCACCTGCAGCCCTGCAAGCCGCCGCCGCACGAGACGGACCACCTCGGCGGCGCCGTGTTCACCGGCGTGCTGGGTGGGGGGAGGCGCCTCCTGGCTGGAGgagcctcctcctccgacgaatACTGCCTCAAGAAG GACAAAGTTCCATTACTTTCATCTGACGCTATTCATCAATTGCACATATTTATCTTCGTGTTGGCGGTCACCCATTTCCTTCTCAGTGCTATTACAGTTCTTCTAGGAATTGCACAG ACAAGGAATTGGCGACATTGGGAGACCAAGATCCAAGAAAATAATGACAGTG CACCTCAAATGATCAAGCATGTTCAAGAATTCAAATTTATTCaagaccacttcaaaggtcataGAAAACGGTCGAGGATATTTGGTTGGATG CGTTCCTTCTTCAAACAATTCTATGGATCGGTCACCGAGGAGGACTACACAACAATGAGACTTGGTTTCATCATG AAACACTGTAAGGGGACACCAAAATTCAACTTTTATAGTTACATGATCAGAGCTTTGGAGGTTGATTTTAAGAAAGTTGTTGGTATTAG ttggtacctttgggccatgctGATGATATTCCTACTATTGAATGTTGAAG GGTGGTATGTCTACATTTGGATTACCTTGGTTCCATTCATT ATGTTACTTGTGGTAGGAAGTAAGATGGAGCACATCATAACGGAATTGGCTTATGAGGTTGCCCAAAAGCATACGGCTATTCGAGGGGATTTAGTAGTTTCTCCTTCAGATAACTTCTTTTGGTTCCACCGGCCTAAATTAGTTCTTCTGTTGATCCACATCGTCCTATTTCAAAATGCATTTGAAATTGCATTTTTCTTCTGGCTCTTG GTGACATATGGTTTTAAATCATGCATCATGGGGAAACCAGCATATGTTATTACTCGAGTTGTCATAAG TGTAATCTGCCAAGTCCTTTGTGGTTACAGCACCCTACCACTATACGCCGTCGTCTCCCAT ATGGGGAATTCTTTCAAGAAGACTATATTTGATGACAATGTGACTGAAGGCCTTGTCAACTGGGCTGAAAAGGCTAGGAGAGGCACAAGAACCCCAAATAAAATTACTACAGATGCAAGTAGTTCACCAATTGATGAGGCAAATGGTGGCGCGGTTCAAATGACAAATACACGGGCAAACTCATCGGTGGAGCAAGGCACCGCTAGGCTGATATAA
- the LOC109746305 gene encoding MLO-like protein 1 isoform X1, translating to MAGGGGKAKPLEFTPTWIVALVCSVMIIISLLFERLLHRLGKRLIRSRKKPLYEALLKVKEELMLLGFISLLLTVFQGPMGKLCVSPRAMLHLQPCKPPPHETDHLGGAVFTGVLGGGRRLLAGGASSSDEYCLKKVLHTTPAQLAWDVHDFVCDALLFLLLPSSSIYCFPSLTRSTLLAFGMQDKVPLLSSDAIHQLHIFIFVLAVTHFLLSAITVLLGIAQTRNWRHWETKIQENNDSAPQMIKHVQEFKFIQDHFKGHRKRSRIFGWMRSFFKQFYGSVTEEDYTTMRLGFIMKHCKGTPKFNFYSYMIRALEVDFKKVVGISWYLWAMLMIFLLLNVEGWYVYIWITLVPFIMLLVVGSKMEHIITELAYEVAQKHTAIRGDLVVSPSDNFFWFHRPKLVLLLIHIVLFQNAFEIAFFFWLLVTYGFKSCIMGKPAYVITRVVISVICQVLCGYSTLPLYAVVSHMGNSFKKTIFDDNVTEGLVNWAEKARRGTRTPNKITTDASSSPIDEANGGAVQMTNTRANSSVEQGTARLI from the exons ATGGCCGGCGGGGGAGGGAAAGCCAAGCCGCTCGAGTTCACGCCGACATGGATCGTGGCGTTGGTCTGCtccgtcatgatcatcatctccCTGCTCTTCGAGCGCTTGCTCCACCGCCTAGGCAAG AGGCTGATAAGGAGTCGCAAGAAGCCGCTGTACGAGGCCCTCCTCAAGGTGAAGGAGGAGCTGATGCTGCTGGGGTTCATCTCGCTGCTGCTCACCGTGTTCCAGGGCCCCATGGGGAAGCTCTGCGTCAGCCCGAGAGCCATGCTCCACCTGCAGCCCTGCAAGCCGCCGCCGCACGAGACGGACCACCTCGGCGGCGCCGTGTTCACCGGCGTGCTGGGTGGGGGGAGGCGCCTCCTGGCTGGAGgagcctcctcctccgacgaatACTGCCTCAAGAAGGTACTACATACTACTCCAGCTCAACTGGCATGGGACGTGCATGATTTTGTCTGTGATGCTCtacttttccttcttcttccgtCTTCGTCGATCTACTGTTTTCCGTCTTTGACCCGTTCAACCTTGTTGGCATTTGGCATGCAGGACAAAGTTCCATTACTTTCATCTGACGCTATTCATCAATTGCACATATTTATCTTCGTGTTGGCGGTCACCCATTTCCTTCTCAGTGCTATTACAGTTCTTCTAGGAATTGCACAG ACAAGGAATTGGCGACATTGGGAGACCAAGATCCAAGAAAATAATGACAGTG CACCTCAAATGATCAAGCATGTTCAAGAATTCAAATTTATTCaagaccacttcaaaggtcataGAAAACGGTCGAGGATATTTGGTTGGATG CGTTCCTTCTTCAAACAATTCTATGGATCGGTCACCGAGGAGGACTACACAACAATGAGACTTGGTTTCATCATG AAACACTGTAAGGGGACACCAAAATTCAACTTTTATAGTTACATGATCAGAGCTTTGGAGGTTGATTTTAAGAAAGTTGTTGGTATTAG ttggtacctttgggccatgctGATGATATTCCTACTATTGAATGTTGAAG GGTGGTATGTCTACATTTGGATTACCTTGGTTCCATTCATT ATGTTACTTGTGGTAGGAAGTAAGATGGAGCACATCATAACGGAATTGGCTTATGAGGTTGCCCAAAAGCATACGGCTATTCGAGGGGATTTAGTAGTTTCTCCTTCAGATAACTTCTTTTGGTTCCACCGGCCTAAATTAGTTCTTCTGTTGATCCACATCGTCCTATTTCAAAATGCATTTGAAATTGCATTTTTCTTCTGGCTCTTG GTGACATATGGTTTTAAATCATGCATCATGGGGAAACCAGCATATGTTATTACTCGAGTTGTCATAAG TGTAATCTGCCAAGTCCTTTGTGGTTACAGCACCCTACCACTATACGCCGTCGTCTCCCAT ATGGGGAATTCTTTCAAGAAGACTATATTTGATGACAATGTGACTGAAGGCCTTGTCAACTGGGCTGAAAAGGCTAGGAGAGGCACAAGAACCCCAAATAAAATTACTACAGATGCAAGTAGTTCACCAATTGATGAGGCAAATGGTGGCGCGGTTCAAATGACAAATACACGGGCAAACTCATCGGTGGAGCAAGGCACCGCTAGGCTGATATAA